In one Antennarius striatus isolate MH-2024 chromosome 15, ASM4005453v1, whole genome shotgun sequence genomic region, the following are encoded:
- the LOC137608864 gene encoding astacin-like metalloendopeptidase, which yields MKHARCGYLIALWCHFHTSSSRYHACPLTLRLQIDRNVWILSLQIDWNFLILSLQIDRNAVEHIWPKLEIPYDISPKIVGRTDDILSAMAMVSEHTCVSFHKRTSEMDYLLFKASSGCASYVGFIGGQQPVLVGPLCIVGNIAHEILHALGFHHEHTRMDRDKYITILYHNIIRGMEANFQKRNGQTFNLDYDISSIMHYGSGYFSANGLPTVVANSHAPNMGQRVTMTETDIKRVRKLYDCDAAEMKLEEDRKAREEGGKATEEGGKATEEGGKATEEGGKATEEGGKATEEGGKATEEGGKAKDCSNDDVNEGKIRKTEANTNLHKLVHYLASTLDDTLGVNHTSTSASATALLRFLNIATRGQNITKTEES from the exons ATGAAACACGCCCGCTGTGGATATCTTATTGCACTCTGGTGTCATTTTCACACGTCTTCCTCCCGGTATCACGCCTGTCCATTGACTCTGAGGCTACAGATTGACAGGAACGTTTGGATTCTGAGCCTACAGATTGACTGGAACTTTTTGATTCTGAGCCTACAGATTGACAGGAATGCCGTGGAGCATATTTGGCCCAAGTTGGAGATTCCGTACGACATCAGTCCCAAGATAG TGGGACGCACAGACGACATCCTGTCGGCTATGGCGATGGTGTCTGAGCACACGTGTGTTTCCTTCCACAAGCGAACCTCTGAGATGGACTACCTTCTCTTCAAAGCCAGCAGTGG TTGTGCTTCATATGTGGGCTTCATTGGCGGTCAGCAACCTGTGCTTGTTGGGCCCCTGTGCATTGTGGGCAACATCGCTCACGAGATCCTCCACGCTCTGGGCTTCCACCATGAACACACAAGGATGGACCGTGACAAGTACATCACAATTCTGTACCACAATATAATAAGGG GGATGGAAGCAAACTTTCAAAAGCGAAACGGCCAAACATTCAATCTCGATTATGACATTTCCTCCATCATGCACTACGGAAG TGGGTATTTTTCAGCGAACGGCCTGCCCACCGTTGTTGCCAACAGTCACGCTCCGAACATGGGTCAGAGAGTCACGATGACTGAGACGGACATAAAGCGAGTTCGTAAACTTTACGACTGTG ATGCAGCAGAAATGAAGCTCGAAGAGGACAGAAAAGCCAGGGAGGAGGGCGGCAAAGCCACGGAGGAGGGCGGCAAAGCCACGGAGGAGGGCGGCAAAGCCACGGAGGAGGGCGGCAAAGCCACGGAGGAGGGCGGCAAAGCCACGGAGGAGGGCGGCAAAGCCACAGAGGAGGGCGGCAAAGCCAAAGACTGCAGTAATGATGACGTAAATGAAGGCAAAATTCGCAAGACAGAGGCAAATACAAACTTACACAAGCTGGTGCACTATCTGGCATCTACCCTTGATGACACACTGGGGGTGAACCACACATCCACCTCCGCCTCTGCAACGGCATTACTGCGCTTCTTAAATAtcgccactagggggcagaaTATCACCAAGACAGAAGAGTCCTAG
- the LOC137608361 gene encoding alpha-2B adrenergic receptor yields MATATDVNCLSEFGGLPNRNTSLITSTQPCNRSTIRTSPYTPQAIAAFAIAITSMMILTIVGNILVIIAVLTSRSLKGAQNLFLVSLAAADILVATLIIPFSLANELQGYWAFSSIWCDIYLALDVLFCTSSIVHLCAIALDRYLSISRPVSYGAKRTPARIKAAIIVVWLIAAVISFPPLLTLDKSEGGEEVCELNSERWYILYSTIGSFFAPCVIMILVYVRIYQIAKQHTRCPPGQKQKAEAGKNASMESREPPVKLSEQTQHNGNQGSTTVHHQHKVLAKISGSDSTPSSLQNPSQNSLSSPSTPSIQKSSSAPSIPQHERQSVLNVTHKESQKHLDEGGEVPLDNTSSSGSEMEMGNVSADDKKATIKADEKTLGLSQNKGFKVQVLNLACRYKSTMATSSGTKLVPEETPKIQGTPISRRKAMVNREKRFTFVLAVVMGVFVVCWFPFFFSYSLQAVCPETCSIPTSLFKFFFWIGYCNSCLNPVIYTIFNNDFRKAFKRILCRDTKGTFF; encoded by the coding sequence ATGGCCACTGCTACTGATGTGAACTGCCTGTCAGAGTTTGGCGGACTCCCCAACAGGAACACCAGCCTCATCACCAGTACTCAACCTTGCAACCGGAGTACAATCAGGACCTCGCCTTACACACCGCAAGCCATCGCAGCCTTTGCTATCGCCATCACCTCTATGATGATTCTGACCATTGTGGGGAACATTCTGGTCATCATCGCCGTCCTGACATCACGATCCCTGAAGGGGGCTCAGAACCTCTTCCTGGTGTCGCTGGCCGCAGCAGATATTTTAGTCGCCACACTCATAATTCCCTTTTCCTTGGCTAACGAATTGCAAGGGTACTGGGCGTTTAGCTCCATTTGGTGTGACATTTACCTGGCCCTGGACGTTCTCTTCTGCACCTCCTCCATTGTTCATCTGTGTGCAATAGCCCTGGATCGCTACCTGTCGATCTCTCGCCCTGTTTCCTACGGCGCCAAGCGTACCCCTGCGCGTATCAAGGCAGCAATTATCGTTGTCTGGCTGATCGCTGCTGTCATCTCGTTCCCTCCTCTTCTCACCTTGGACAAAAGTGAAGGTGGTGAAGAGGTGTGTGAACTAAACAGTGAACGCTGGTATATCCTCTACTCCACCATTGGCTCATTTTTCGCACCCTGTGTGATCATGATTTTGGTGTATGTGAGGATTTATCAGATCGCTAAGCAACATACACGTTGCCCAcctggacagaagcagaaagcAGAAGCAGGAAAAAATGCCAGCATGGAATCCAGAGAACCTCCGGTGAAATTATCAGAGCAGACACAACACAACGGCAATCAAGGAAGTACAACTGTGCACCACCAACACAAAGTCCTGGCCAAAATTTCTGGATCAGATTCTACACCATCATCGCTCCAAAACCCCAGCCAGAACTCCCTTTCAAGTCCAAGTACCCCATCCATCCAAAAGTCCTCCTCCGCCCCTTCAATCCCCCAACATGAAAGACAATCTGTGCTGAATGTTACCCACAAAGAGTCCCAGAAACATCTTGACGAAGGAGGTGAAGTTCCTCTAGACAACACTTCTAGCTCTGGGTCCGAGATGGAAATGGGCAACGTAAGTGCAGACGACAAAAAAGCAACCATTAAAGCAGATGAGAAAACTTTGGGATTGTCCCAGAACAAAGGGTTTAAAGTTCAGGTGCTAAACCTGGCATGCAGATACAAAAGCACTATGGCTACATCATCTGGCACTAAACTGGTACCTGAAGAAACACCTAAGATTCAGGGCACACCTATATCCCGCCGCAAGGCCATGGTGAACAGGGAGAAAAGGTTCACCTTTGTGTTGGCGGTGGTGATGGGAGTGTTTGTGGTGTGTTGgttccccttcttcttctcttattCTCTCCAGGCAGTGTGTCCTGAGACCTGCAGCATCCCCACATCTTtgtttaaattctttttctgGATTGGCTACTGCAATTCTTGCCTCAACCCAGTCATTTACACCATTTTCAACAATGACTTTAGGAAGGCCTTCAAGAGGATACTCTGCCGGGACACAAAGGGAACATTCTTTTAG
- the zcchc9 gene encoding zinc finger CCHC domain-containing protein 9, whose amino-acid sequence MTRWARANNIHKHKPAEATPWSRLRAGGEGRRGPGGSAAPAGGKQEPQRDRLSRTQPGGSAVKKPNRKKKDYTDQDVNGFLDYLQQTGQQLSGVDHSGKGLDQEVRVEVETALKKDQRRENRRIKRQKDKKNNMLCFNCRKPGHGLADCPEAIQDVEMGQGICYRCGSTEHEIQKCRAKVDPALGDYPYAKCFICGQSGHLSRSCPDNPKGLYAQGGSCRVCGSVEHFQKDCPEHQAATNSLTVAWLSNNMSADYEDVHVPVKKVKPKQTKVVIF is encoded by the exons ATGACGAGGTGGGCTAGAGCCAACAACATCCACAAACACAAGCCAGCAGAGGCCACTCCATGGAGCCGGttgagagcaggaggagagggtAGGCGAGGTCCGGGCGGCTCGGCTGCTCCTGCCGGTGGCAAACAAGAACCTCAGAGGGACCGTCTGAGCAGGACTCAGCCTGGTGGCTCAGCCGTGAAAAAACCCAACCGCAAGAAGAAGGACTACACTGATCAGGACGTGAACGGATTCCTGGACTATCTGCAGCAAACGGGACAGCAGCTGTCTGGAGTAGACCACAGTGGGAAGGGGTTGGATCAGGAGGTCAGGGTGGAGGTGGAAACCGCCCTGAagaaagaccaaagaagagagAACAGAAGGATTAAGAggcagaaagacaaaaagaataaCATG CTGTGTTTTAACTGCAGGAAGCCAGGTCACGGCCTAGCCGACTGTCCAGAGGCCATCCAGGATGTGGAGATGGGTCAAGGCATCTGTTACCGCTGTGGCTCCACTGAACATGAAATCCAGAAGTGCCGAGCTAAAGTGGACCCGGCTCTGG GTGACTACCCGTATGCTAAGTGCTTCATCTGCGGTCAGTCAGGACATCTGTCGCGGTCGTGTCCTGATAACCCTAAAGGACTTTATGCACAAG GAGGTTCCTGCCGTGTTTGTGGCTCAGTGGAACATTTTCAGAAGGACTGTCCAGAACACCAGGCTGCAA CGAACTCTCTGACGGTTGCATGGCTGTCCAACAACATGAGCGCCGACTACGAGGATGTTCATGTCCCCGTGAAGAAAGTCAAACCCAAACAGACTAAAGTGGTGATTTTCTGA